One Paenibacillus riograndensis SBR5 DNA segment encodes these proteins:
- a CDS encoding metallophosphoesterase, which yields MQKTNIHTFTVLLAAGFILAGCRDTNSALPDRPVSTVVQAEADTAPVSFWVATDTHYLDKDLQDGGAAFQAYVNGGDGKILPYSEELMEALVYDVEQKKPKFLILSGDLTNNGETSSHKKLAEKLKRVEEAGTEVYVIPGNHDLNNPWARSFKADKQIVAEHIAPEDFTEMYADFGYSEALSRDKVSLSYLVNAAPGLYLLMIDSSQYANNESYGFPQTDGRILPSTLSWMDDCAKLAAGKQASIITVMHHNLLSHTSMSVAGFKLNNSQEAMKTLRRNNLNLVLSGHIHMQDIARDPKSGNEGTAGAGESPVYDIATSAFAVNPHQYGAMTFDPATRATTYHSTSVDVEGWAKANGITDPNLLHFTAYAEKVFADQSYKKAMARLKESTFSEPEKKSMAEVMAKLNVNYFAGTTSDALDEIKAMPGYKLWMGMDGGFMSGYIQSMAVDKALSNVSLEMNLTSP from the coding sequence TTGCAAAAAACAAATATACATACGTTTACCGTGCTTCTGGCCGCAGGTTTCATCCTCGCGGGCTGCCGGGACACAAATTCGGCATTGCCGGACAGGCCCGTATCAACCGTAGTGCAGGCAGAAGCAGACACAGCACCGGTGTCCTTCTGGGTGGCTACAGATACCCATTACCTCGACAAGGACCTTCAGGATGGCGGTGCAGCTTTTCAGGCTTATGTGAACGGCGGGGACGGCAAAATCCTCCCCTACAGCGAGGAACTAATGGAAGCGCTCGTCTACGACGTTGAGCAAAAAAAGCCAAAATTTCTGATACTCAGCGGAGATCTGACCAACAACGGGGAAACCAGCAGCCATAAGAAGCTCGCAGAAAAGCTAAAACGCGTGGAGGAAGCGGGCACCGAGGTCTATGTGATTCCAGGCAATCACGATTTGAATAATCCCTGGGCAAGATCGTTCAAGGCAGACAAGCAGATCGTGGCTGAGCATATTGCCCCGGAGGATTTTACCGAAATGTATGCCGACTTCGGTTATTCTGAAGCCCTCTCGCGGGATAAGGTCAGCCTCAGCTACCTCGTCAATGCAGCCCCGGGGCTCTATCTCCTGATGATCGACAGCAGTCAATACGCAAACAATGAAAGCTACGGCTTCCCCCAGACAGACGGGCGCATTCTCCCTTCTACCCTTTCCTGGATGGATGATTGCGCAAAGCTCGCTGCCGGGAAACAGGCCTCCATCATTACGGTAATGCATCATAATCTGCTCAGCCATACCTCCATGTCAGTTGCCGGCTTCAAGCTCAACAACAGTCAGGAAGCGATGAAGACGCTGCGCAGGAATAATCTCAATCTGGTATTGTCCGGACACATTCACATGCAGGATATCGCCCGCGATCCGAAAAGCGGAAATGAGGGTACCGCAGGCGCAGGGGAGTCTCCGGTCTATGATATTGCCACCAGTGCCTTCGCCGTTAATCCGCATCAATATGGTGCGATGACCTTCGATCCCGCTACGCGGGCAACGACCTACCATTCTACTTCAGTAGATGTGGAAGGCTGGGCCAAGGCAAATGGCATTACCGACCCCAACCTGCTACACTTTACAGCTTATGCGGAGAAGGTATTCGCGGACCAATCGTATAAGAAGGCAATGGCCCGTCTTAAAGAATCCACATTCAGCGAGCCTGAAAAGAAGTCCATGGCTGAAGTTATGGCTAAGTTGAACGTGAATTATTTTGCCGGAACCACTTCGGATGCTCTGGATGAAATTAAGGCCATGCCGGGTTATAAGCTGTGGATGGGTATGGATGGCGGCTTCATGTCCGGCTATATCCAAAGCATGGCCGTAGATAAAGCGCTCAGCAATGTCTCCCTGGAAATGAACCTGACCAGTCCATGA
- a CDS encoding nitroreductase family protein produces MSKNFLEAVKGRRSIYAISKESPVSDAEIQEIVEAAVLHSPTSFNSQSSRAVVLLGDKHDKVWDITADTLRKIVPTEQFEGTAQKLASFKAGYGTVLFFEDQAVVKHLQENFALYAENFPIWSNQSSGILQFVVWTAFAEAGLGASLQHYNPLIDDEVKATFDIPADWKLIAQMPFGKTVTAPGEKEFQPIEERVKVIK; encoded by the coding sequence ATGTCTAAAAACTTTCTTGAAGCGGTAAAAGGCAGACGTTCTATCTATGCAATCAGCAAAGAATCCCCGGTTTCCGATGCAGAGATTCAAGAGATTGTTGAAGCTGCGGTCCTACATAGCCCAACTTCATTCAACTCCCAAAGCTCCAGAGCTGTAGTGCTCTTGGGAGATAAGCACGATAAGGTATGGGATATTACGGCAGATACCCTGCGCAAAATTGTACCTACTGAGCAGTTTGAAGGCACTGCACAGAAGCTGGCTTCGTTCAAAGCAGGGTATGGCACAGTATTGTTCTTCGAAGACCAGGCAGTGGTGAAGCATCTGCAGGAAAACTTTGCCTTGTACGCTGAAAACTTCCCGATTTGGTCGAACCAATCCTCCGGTATTCTGCAGTTTGTAGTATGGACTGCTTTTGCTGAAGCAGGTCTGGGTGCTTCACTGCAGCATTACAACCCGCTTATCGATGATGAAGTGAAAGCAACCTTTGATATTCCGGCCGACTGGAAGCTGATCGCCCAAATGCCTTTCGGTAAAACGGTCACCGCACCAGGTGAAAAAGAATTTCAGCCGATTGAAGAACGTGTAAAAGTCATTAAATAA
- a CDS encoding DUF2188 domain-containing protein has translation MPWNKDDYPDSLKNFMAPVRNKAIEIANALLDEGYEEGRAISIATAQAKEWGENHDKQIRKKNH, from the coding sequence ATGCCATGGAACAAAGATGATTATCCGGATTCTCTGAAGAACTTTATGGCCCCGGTGCGGAATAAGGCGATTGAGATCGCCAATGCCCTCTTGGACGAAGGATATGAAGAGGGCAGGGCTATCTCGATTGCCACGGCACAGGCCAAAGAGTGGGGCGAGAATCATGATAAGCAGATCCGCAAAAAAAACCATTAG
- a CDS encoding peptidylprolyl isomerase, which yields MDKKDFNENEHQGNNGAAEENSPSDIHEEALEGAASSPEPEPETAQKAAEVFGQNDAPDSAANVPVMNKVGDGTPPSSPASTGGRGWMIASIVLAAALIVVFIVQPFKKDDSKVAVATVNGTDISKAELYDKLVEAGGEATLQNLITKTLVDQEAKKANITVTDADIQAELEDLKTQFGGEEALNNALQQSSMTLDDLKKQMPLQVEIRKLVEPKVKVTDEEISKYYEENKASFNQEEEVRASHILVKTKEEADAIVKQLAGGADFAALAKEKSADTGSKEKGGDLNFFKKGDMVPEFSAAAFKLKVGETSGAVKTDYGYHVIKVTDRKEAHNYSLAEKKEEITKKLKAQKVSEMSSTWLQELTAGAKITNTLTDKPEASPSADASAAPASEAPAATEAPATK from the coding sequence ATGGACAAAAAAGATTTCAATGAGAATGAACATCAAGGCAACAATGGAGCAGCGGAAGAGAACAGCCCTTCCGATATTCATGAAGAAGCACTGGAGGGAGCAGCATCCAGTCCTGAGCCGGAACCGGAAACCGCTCAGAAAGCTGCAGAAGTATTCGGGCAGAACGATGCACCTGACAGCGCTGCCAATGTTCCGGTAATGAATAAAGTAGGCGACGGCACCCCTCCTTCGTCCCCGGCTTCCACCGGCGGACGGGGCTGGATGATCGCATCGATTGTGCTGGCTGCAGCGCTTATCGTCGTTTTCATCGTACAGCCTTTCAAGAAGGATGACAGCAAAGTAGCCGTCGCTACTGTGAACGGAACCGACATTTCCAAAGCAGAGCTTTATGATAAACTGGTTGAAGCCGGCGGTGAAGCCACTCTCCAAAACCTGATTACCAAAACCCTGGTAGACCAGGAAGCCAAAAAAGCCAACATTACAGTGACCGATGCCGACATCCAGGCAGAGCTTGAAGATCTGAAGACCCAATTCGGCGGTGAAGAAGCGCTGAACAATGCGTTGCAGCAAAGTTCAATGACGCTGGATGACCTGAAGAAGCAAATGCCGCTGCAGGTTGAAATCCGTAAATTGGTTGAGCCTAAAGTAAAAGTTACGGATGAAGAAATCTCCAAATACTACGAAGAGAATAAGGCTTCCTTCAATCAGGAAGAAGAAGTCCGCGCTTCCCACATTCTGGTCAAAACCAAAGAAGAAGCTGATGCGATCGTAAAACAATTGGCGGGTGGAGCAGATTTTGCCGCACTGGCGAAAGAAAAATCTGCTGATACCGGCTCCAAGGAAAAAGGCGGAGACCTCAATTTCTTCAAAAAGGGCGATATGGTTCCTGAATTCTCCGCTGCTGCCTTCAAACTCAAGGTTGGCGAAACCAGCGGCGCTGTCAAAACGGACTATGGCTACCACGTGATCAAAGTAACCGACCGTAAAGAAGCCCACAACTATTCGCTAGCAGAGAAAAAAGAAGAAATCACCAAAAAACTGAAAGCGCAAAAAGTATCCGAAATGTCTTCCACCTGGCTGCAGGAGCTGACCGCCGGTGCGAAGATTACCAACACGCTTACGGATAAACCGGAAGCTTCTCCTTCCGCTGATGCCAGCGCAGCACCTGCCAGTGAAGCTCCGGCGGCTACAGAAGCTCCAGCTACGAAATAA
- a CDS encoding LytTR family transcriptional regulator DNA-binding domain-containing protein: MSSLLEARNVYEDFEVETDILFFKVGDHDLVIFHGRNYNIKKRMTAEQLNRLVSNPSYYHVYGGCYVNLNKISSIEDDSIYFGEMGLFAKTVRVPRRKQESIRHLLRSLSS, from the coding sequence ATGAGCAGCCTGCTGGAAGCCAGAAATGTGTATGAGGACTTCGAGGTGGAAACGGACATTCTGTTCTTTAAGGTCGGGGACCATGACTTGGTCATTTTTCACGGCAGAAACTATAATATAAAAAAGAGAATGACTGCCGAACAGCTTAACCGTTTAGTATCTAACCCAAGTTATTATCATGTGTACGGGGGCTGTTACGTCAATCTGAACAAGATCAGCTCCATCGAAGACGACAGCATCTATTTCGGGGAGATGGGCCTGTTTGCCAAGACTGTCCGTGTGCCAAGACGGAAGCAGGAAAGCATACGTCATCTGCTGAGAAGCCTCAGCTCATAG
- a CDS encoding lactonase family protein gives MKNTRLLLFTGSYASAEESGVQVFEFNGEAGGTLTPLDQVQGITNPTFVNVDAAEGRLYAIGEKANGQGGKEGEVVSFAINPQNGKLTELNRISTMPATGSGQTTTCHISRDTRNEFIIVCSYHGGLVGLVSLDQKGLPVRLEDTAVHTGQRNLPGQEKPHPHSAIFSPDEKFLFVSDLGLDLIRTYKINRDAKMLEALGDTTLHEGAGPRHFVFHPDGKSAYVINELDSTVTSFLYDSAAGTLQTVETISTLPEGYPAANNSCAEIALSADGLYLYGSNRGHDSIVVYAVDPATARLTLVEHVSTHGGHPRHFALTPDGAYLIAANRDGNNLVVFSIDRASGRLSFTGNTAALSKPVCVKPAYFPAAE, from the coding sequence ATGAAGAATACAAGACTACTGCTGTTTACCGGTTCCTACGCAAGCGCTGAAGAAAGCGGGGTTCAGGTATTTGAATTCAATGGGGAAGCAGGGGGCACACTTACCCCTCTCGATCAGGTGCAGGGCATTACTAACCCGACTTTTGTGAACGTAGATGCTGCTGAAGGACGGCTGTATGCTATAGGAGAAAAAGCTAACGGACAAGGCGGCAAGGAAGGCGAGGTTGTATCCTTTGCAATCAATCCGCAGAACGGCAAGCTCACGGAATTGAACCGCATTTCCACAATGCCTGCTACAGGCAGCGGCCAAACGACAACCTGCCACATCTCAAGAGATACCCGCAATGAATTTATTATCGTATGCAGCTATCATGGGGGCCTCGTGGGGCTGGTATCCCTGGATCAGAAAGGACTGCCTGTGCGCCTGGAGGATACCGCTGTACATACGGGTCAACGAAACCTGCCCGGGCAGGAGAAGCCCCACCCGCATTCCGCCATCTTCAGCCCGGACGAGAAATTTCTGTTCGTTTCCGATTTGGGGCTGGATCTGATCCGGACCTATAAAATTAACCGTGATGCGAAGATGCTTGAAGCCTTGGGCGACACCACGCTGCATGAAGGGGCGGGACCGCGTCATTTCGTCTTTCATCCGGACGGGAAATCCGCTTATGTAATCAATGAGCTGGACAGCACGGTTACCTCATTCCTGTATGACAGTGCTGCAGGTACACTTCAGACGGTTGAAACGATTTCTACACTGCCTGAAGGCTACCCTGCAGCAAACAACAGCTGTGCGGAAATCGCCTTGTCTGCTGACGGGCTCTATTTATACGGTTCGAACCGCGGACATGACAGCATTGTGGTTTATGCCGTTGACCCTGCAACCGCCAGACTTACACTGGTGGAGCATGTCTCCACACATGGCGGGCATCCGCGCCATTTTGCCCTCACTCCGGACGGCGCATATCTGATAGCCGCTAACCGCGACGGCAATAATCTGGTGGTGTTCAGCATTGACCGCGCAAGCGGACGGCTCAGCTTCACCGGAAATACCGCCGCGTTATCCAAACCGGTGTGTGTCAAACCTGCATATTTTCCGGCGGCCGAATAG
- the hfq gene encoding RNA chaperone Hfq: protein METLKLQERLLNQCISTKVPVTIFTTNGVKMQGLVTSYDAYTITLQGQGDGRQNVLFKSAVSTVVPLKPVSLK, encoded by the coding sequence GTGGAAACTCTGAAATTACAGGAGCGTTTGTTGAACCAATGCATCTCAACCAAGGTTCCCGTGACGATCTTTACAACCAATGGAGTTAAAATGCAGGGACTTGTAACCTCTTATGATGCCTATACGATCACTTTGCAGGGGCAAGGTGACGGCAGACAAAATGTGCTGTTCAAATCAGCCGTCTCTACAGTTGTACCGCTGAAGCCTGTCTCGCTTAAATAA
- a CDS encoding phosphatase PAP2 family protein — MDKGVVILQYQYWSRGFRGFTGFFLVFVVIAVFVKMDRISGFDNFMIHTVQSAESPGLTSLAKGLSLIGSSKLAIGISLLAMVLLYFVLKHRIELILFLAVGAGSQLLNTWMKLWFHRERPNIHRLIEQAGYSFPSGHSMAAFSLYGIIAYLLWRHMRRRSERILFILFTVLMTGGIGWSRVYLGVHYPSDVIGGYAASGAWMMLCIACFEAYRNSRKSKKRLP, encoded by the coding sequence TTGGACAAGGGGGTAGTTATACTGCAATACCAATACTGGTCAAGAGGTTTTCGGGGGTTTACCGGTTTTTTTCTGGTTTTTGTTGTAATCGCTGTGTTTGTGAAAATGGACCGGATCTCCGGGTTTGACAACTTCATGATTCATACCGTGCAGTCCGCGGAATCCCCGGGATTGACTTCCCTGGCCAAGGGATTGTCCCTGATAGGCTCGTCCAAGCTTGCCATCGGCATTTCATTACTGGCAATGGTGCTGCTGTACTTTGTGCTGAAGCACCGTATCGAGCTGATTCTGTTTCTTGCAGTCGGGGCAGGCTCACAGCTGCTGAACACCTGGATGAAGCTGTGGTTTCACCGGGAACGCCCGAATATCCACCGCCTGATTGAACAGGCCGGATACAGCTTTCCAAGCGGGCATTCCATGGCGGCGTTCTCGCTGTATGGCATCATTGCGTACCTGCTGTGGCGGCATATGCGCAGGAGAAGCGAACGGATTCTGTTCATTCTGTTCACAGTGCTTATGACGGGGGGGATTGGCTGGAGCCGTGTCTATCTGGGGGTACACTACCCAAGTGATGTCATCGGTGGATATGCGGCCAGCGGAGCCTGGATGATGTTATGCATTGCCTGCTTTGAGGCCTACCGGAATTCCCGGAAGAGCAAGAAGCGCCTGCCATAA
- a CDS encoding FUSC family protein — MAFGARILKTGLAVTLALYLSALLQFSSPVGAAIAAIFAMQPSIYRSWRYFLDQIQTSTIGAVLALLGGMLLSNEPIAVGLVCILVIMISMKMKRADTIGLTLVTVISVMEASGQWEFALTRFLLTLTGIVAAFIINIAVFPPQPRKQYIQQIENVFGSLSLLLRTAVSHEMKESVFRDEKNALEASIRSLADKYALFEEEQKQLRRAKYSQTRQMVVYKNLLASLQKGFEVLEAVDRHYFQAERTGKTDELFDRHLEQLIKYHETILLKFEDKLKPGANDIDPLAEDNDRFLQAAINGYDAEKAGQLRLSVVAAAIYDYGYQLERLDKVADQINRLSAEEKE; from the coding sequence TTGGCTTTTGGCGCCCGCATACTCAAAACCGGATTGGCCGTAACACTTGCACTTTATCTATCCGCTCTGTTGCAATTCTCTTCTCCTGTAGGCGCAGCGATTGCGGCGATATTTGCGATGCAGCCCTCGATCTACAGATCCTGGCGGTACTTTCTGGATCAGATTCAGACGAGTACCATAGGCGCGGTACTGGCGCTGCTGGGCGGAATGCTGCTGTCCAATGAGCCGATTGCCGTCGGGCTGGTATGTATTCTGGTGATTATGATCAGTATGAAAATGAAACGGGCCGATACGATCGGATTGACCCTGGTCACTGTAATTTCGGTCATGGAAGCCTCAGGGCAATGGGAGTTTGCGTTAACCCGCTTTCTGCTGACGCTGACCGGTATTGTCGCTGCTTTTATTATCAATATAGCCGTATTTCCTCCGCAGCCGCGGAAGCAGTACATCCAGCAGATTGAAAATGTATTCGGCAGCCTGTCGCTGCTGCTGCGGACGGCTGTGTCGCATGAGATGAAGGAGAGTGTCTTCCGCGACGAAAAAAATGCGCTGGAGGCCTCTATCCGGTCGCTTGCGGATAAGTACGCTTTGTTCGAGGAAGAACAAAAACAGCTCCGCCGGGCCAAATACAGCCAGACCCGGCAGATGGTGGTCTATAAGAACCTGCTGGCGTCGCTGCAGAAAGGGTTTGAAGTGCTGGAGGCGGTAGACCGGCATTACTTCCAGGCGGAGCGCACCGGGAAGACCGATGAGCTGTTTGACCGTCATCTGGAGCAATTGATCAAATACCATGAGACTATTCTGCTCAAGTTCGAAGACAAGCTGAAACCGGGAGCGAACGATATTGACCCGCTGGCGGAAGATAACGACCGCTTTCTCCAAGCGGCAATCAACGGTTATGATGCTGAGAAGGCCGGCCAGCTGCGCCTCTCTGTAGTGGCGGCTGCAATTTATGATTACGGATACCAGCTGGAGCGGCTGGATAAGGTTGCGGATCAGATTAACCGGCTTTCTGCCGAGGAGAAGGAATAA